AATTCCAGGAAATAAGCTCTACATCATGTTAACTTAAAATGATGTCAAGAAAAATATTCCATTTCTCgatcttttttctctttccttctcaCCAGTAAGCTTCCGAGATGGTAAAATTTCTTGCTTCCAAAAGAAGACATGATATACTTTTTATGTGCTAACTGTCTCCGCTCCCCACCATGTATAGTCTACATATAGCCACTAAACTACATTTTCAACATAATACCACCTTCCGAGAGGAAACCGAGAATGCTAAGTCTCTAAGAGCAATGGAAATGTTTTTATGTCTAATGgaaatcaaaaacaacaaatttatttctttaagtcgaaaaaattttggcatttCGTTGAGCTAAAATAAATTCAACCCTTTACAGCCTAGACATAGCAAACAAACACGAAAATTTAGCTCACATTTAGAATTCaaccaagaaaagaatttttttttacagtTGCTTTCCACTAAATTCTGctccaaaaatcatccaaaccaatggagcaaaaaaatgaaaaataaccaaataatacaCTGAATAAACATGTAAAGATgataaaaatccaaaaaaaaaaaatttccaagattaaaaaacaaaaacaaaattcaccTGAAAGTTTCAGCTGTGGCTTCAGCATTATCGTCATTTCTGCTCCGCTTATTTTTGCTGCGCGTCGTCGGTCGATTATTCCCCATCCTTAgaagtcaaaaaaattttaaacaaaaaatcatgaaaaactCCATCAATTTTACTAACTTGATTTTCAATTCAACTGCCTCTGATCAAAAACCACAGTTCAATCCGAAATAAAATTCATAGCTAAATAAACGATCGAAGGCGAAATTCAGCACGAAATTCATGTGTGGTGCGTGAGTgtgtgagagagaaagggagaaatTTCGTACCTTTTTGCTGTGACTTTTGAAGACTTATTTAGGGTTTTTTAAATTGATTTTTGgtcttttgattttctttttctttttttctaattttttaatttattttttgggcCTTCGGATTTTCCCTCTTATTTGGGTTGTCAGAGTTCAATAGCGAGGGAAAGTGCAATCGAGGGGACAGCCTGAAAGGAGTAGATTTTATTTATAGCACCTGGGGCAGAATCTGATGTTATGATAACTACAGGTGAATTTGTGGCAAATAGAAATGCATCCACTCATTTTCAACCACGTGgttgttttaatttttaaccTCTTATGCTTTATTCTTGACTTTTTTAGTAAGGGAAAGTAATTAATTCCGGCATAATGACTATGCCAGAAAAGTGTAAAATAGAAGACAAGAAATTGGTTACACTCCATATTCTTCTTATCTTTTTCCCTACTCCCTCTATTACATGAATTTCACGTCACTTGTTCGAGTgtcgtaaaaaaaaattataattttcacTCGCGTTGTTAGTAATTGTGTTTGAATTACTGAATtatttcacataatattttgcttgtatcataaacatattttctaATTCATCTCTTTATATTTCGaactatctttttatctcatatacatcacatcacaagaAGTGCTAcactaattatttcaaataatattttaaataatactctatccaacaCACTCAGTTTTATTAATAGATCGATCGGATAACGCAACCTCATAGCCAGTTAGAGGAGGGTGAGTATTGAGGGCGAGCACTcctttaaataaataaataaatatatgtgtgtgtgtgtgtggacgATGATCTAGTTACTCGACATCAAAGAAATCTAATGCctcaaaattaaattagtaaGAGAGTCTGAAATTATTTCCAATAACACAAAAGCAAATTATGATTTATTCATTGTCTTGTAGAAAGTAGTACATAAGAACAATATTCACATAAAAAGATTGCGTATGTTTCATTAGCAATACAACACAAAATCATATACTTGAATttattaacaaaataataattttctttcaaaaaaacaGAAGAAGCCTTTTATATATAATTGCTTACAAACCTGCGGTATAATTGTAACCTGTTTGTTTCAATGAAGAAAGGCACTTTCACTTTCACTTCTTCTTCTACACATTATTAGATAATCATGTATTTGCcttttaatagaaaaaattcaaaaaaaaaataatgtagaaggcttttggttttgatttttgtacCATTCCGTTCTTGTTACATTACAAGCTAATGATTTGTACATTTACTTGAGCACTTCAGTTGTAGTAGAAATTGTAGAAAGTAATGTAACAACACTAAAGTTGTGAATAGCTATAGTGAGCATTATTCACTAGCAAGTCCTACCACACACACATTCAAGATTTCCAACTATGAATCTCTACCACTTACTTTTTTTCTCTTGAACAATGGGATCGTCACCATGAATTGTTTTTAACAATTATTTCTGATAATTGCTGaattgttttttctttgttttcagaTAATTTGGATATGTTTTCAGTTGCCTAATTCTTCGCAATAAGTCGTCATTCACTATACATACAAACATAGTAATCAAAAGATTGAAATTGTCTATTCTAGGAGGTGTTTGTGTTGAGGGGTTTGAGACCTTAggaatggatttaaaatttttttttctcgcaGCCATCAACTAAAGATATGTTGGATAAAATTTTATGAGAAGTGCTGTAAATCAGTTCAAGGTTGCTTGCAAGCAAAACCATAAAGGGCTAGCTAGTAGTGCCTGTTGTGAAGCTCTTAGCCCATTTAGTCAATCAAGAACTTGTCAATGAACTGCTGGCACTTGAGTTGCTGTTTGGTGTTTTACAAGATCCTATACAAAAGATAACATacaagttgctgttttggttcAACATCGAATATAGACCAAAATACAATAGGATCATATGGATAAACGTACTGAATGCTAGCTTAAACAAGGACTTGTTTGGTATCACAACATCAAGCTTTTTTGTAATGATAATATTACGTACGATATCAAAGAACTTGAGAGATGACTTTAATGAATCTATTAGTTTCATTCCTCCATGCTATAGGTTTGGCCGTTTAGTATGAAAAGTGTGAATTAATGTTGTCTGAATTTCTAGCATGTAAGGATACTTATCTTAGGGCTTAATTATAGTTTACCCCTTGTAATTATGGCTCAATTGTAGTTTACCATCCGAAGTTTATTTGATCTACACTTTACCATCCAAAGCTAACTGTCAACTATATTGGTTAACATTTGAACTTTTGAAGTCTGATATGTAATTCAAGTTAATTGTAGGTGCATGACTAATtaaattttccttttgtttatttttttttctttttttttccttgcaaTTTTTCCATGCCACCTCTTCCCTTCCTCTCTTATtattttgtgtatttggaataaAATTTCTAGCTTGCTTTGGATCCATTCTAttgtttctattattttttaaattaattttcacTGCTAACAGTTGAAACATACATGCTTTAATAGTTGTACATTTAGTCAATACTGGTAAATTTCAATTAGGAAATGTCTTCTTACAAGAGTTTTTGATGCTTGTGGTTGATTGTCGCCAATTCCCATTAGAGTGAATTCTTATTTGCAGACTTGAAAGGAAAATAATTAAGCAAATTTTGTGAAACCAGTTTTGGTGCAAAtggtttcttcttctttttttttttttctagggtAGAGCAGTGTGTTTATCCATTTTAAGTGTGTAAAGAAATCCATATTGGTCATTGCATTAATTTTAGTGCATAtttaaactaaaagaaaaacatGCTTCTTTTGGAATTAAGTTTTTTAAACATGTGGAGATGAATGAATTCTTCATAAAGTAAATTCcacaataacaataaaatataaGTAAAGAAATTAGAAGTCTGTTTTGaatatcaaacaaaaataacaacCCAATGtcaaaaatggagagaaaagggcaaagaaaaagaaaaagcaaagaaagaaaacaaaataatggtaTATATGTTTGCGCACTTAATATTAAAGGGCACAAATGAAGGGGAACATAATTATTGTCTCTGACCTCCAAAACAAAAGTTGCCTATAACTATAGGGAAACCAAATTATTGTTCAATCTAATATAAGCATCCCCTTAAACATGCATGTATAGTATTGAGAGTATTGATAGTATACGCAACGACTAGGAAAGCTCTATGTAATATATCCATAGTTTTCATGTATTTGTATCCAGCTCTTTGAATGATACCACTCGATCTTTGTACCATAAAACAAAATCCACCTTTTGGTACATGCAAGTATGATGGAGGCCAAATGGTGCATTCACTCTCAGCATCCAATTTGATTTTGTGGTGCGCTGATTGAACGTCGTGTCCGTCTCTTTGATTTTATTTGCAGCTAGGTTTTGCCAGGTGTTGATGAGAAATGACCAATTAACCTATATTTTTGTGTGGTCCTTCACTCCTTTGCAGTTGAGtacttttcaagaaaaaaaaaaaaaaaatgggttcCGTTTAGTGTACATCTCTTTTTTTCTAGACAGTGAAGCGCAGTTTAATTGAAAAAACGCGTCACCTGTAATTGACAGGTCGCGAGTTTGAGTCATTAAGGAAGTGAGTGAGAAAACATTGTtaatcctatatatatatatgtatagacATATGTCTCCTTGTCCCTGTTTTAGTTAGACATTTGGCTTTcttgagttatgatttttttttttaagttgatATTGGAAAACGCACAATATACAAAGAGAGAAGAATAAGTGCTGATAAAAGTGGACAATTTTAATGTGTTCGTCTTACTACATTAACTAAATGCggacaattttttattttatcttaattGAATGCCACAAATTCAATATTAACATCCCTCTCCAACATGTATGGGAGAGGATATGTTTTAACAAAGGAACATATATATTCTTTTAACAAAGGATATTGTACACATtaatacgtttttttttttgctgacaCAGTGGGTATCTGGGATTCAACGGAGTAATAATccgggcccgactaatcccattGCGCTTGTGCCCCGCCCCCAAGAGACACCAGAGTACACATTAATACGTTTAAGAGTGTAAGAATGTGGTAGCttgtgataaaaaaaataacaataaaggTGGAAGGGAAGTTTTTTATATGTGCTCCACCAAGACAAGGGCCAAACAAATAGAACAAAGAGAGAGATGTATAAAGAAATATCAATTATGATTGAAGATTGATGAATGGCGTTCTCCATTGGCTGAGACTACCTCGGATAGGCATAATTAGAGGCCAAAGTACTAAACAATTAGTGGATCACTAAGACTTAATGATTTTTTATCAGAACATCATATCTTGAATGGTGATTTGTTGACTCAGATAACACATGAGAGAAGAGATCAATTTAATTTCAAATCTCTTGTCCAACTAACCTCTCTGGAGTTGTctcattcctacaagaaattTTGCTGCATTAGTTTCTTTCAAGGGCTCATTgccattgatttttttttttttttaatggatcTTGGTTCTGCAGTTATTCATCTGATGTGACTGATTATAGCGGCTTAGCACAGAAAACCATCagtatccaaaaaaaaaaaaaaaaaaaaaggtagaaaaCCAGAAAAGCTATACACCATTATTCAATTCTCATATTTGCCACTACTATTCAAAATTAAACCCTTTCTGGATAGAACAAAAGTTTAGGATGAGGATTCCAAGGCCAGCACAGGTCACTTGGAAGTTTAGACTGATATTTACAGATGTTGCTTGCCAATAAGGACTGCTAGCAAATCAGAATTAAACCTACAGCTATATACAATTTCAAGCTAATTAACAACATGGTCATTTTTTGTATTAAGTTTGGTAATTATGTAATAAACCTTCGGGCTCTAAAGGGGCAATTCTTACAATTGTTTCCTGTGCTGGTGGTGCTGGTGGCGCTGGTGATGGTGCCGGTCTTGAAGAGCTAGCCTGCTGACTGCATCCCACAATTTTTTGACATGTTTCGATCAGGCAGTGCCGGCAGGTTGGGCAAGATGAGTGTGAATTCAGCCATTTATCGATGCATCGAACGTGGAATCCATGGTTGCACTTTGGCAGAACTCTGACTCTCTCCCCTGTAGCAAACTCTGACAGGCATATTGCACATTCAGTGTCCAAGGCAGGTAATTTTAGCTCAGTAGAGTAGTTTATGGTAGGAAATGTCTTCAGGGCCTTTTTCTTGATCCCTGTATTGGCTAATCTAGCTGAGGAATTGTCATTTGATTGATCAGAGGACACAAAACTTGAACACCTCAATGCACACCTGATGATGGAATTCAATCCAAGGGAGCAAATTAAGGCACACAAGAGGACTGAAAGAACCATCACAACATTTGCATCAAAACTGTTGTCTGCTGCAGGTTCTGATGGAGCATGGCTACTAAGATTCCCAATTGTTGGTGGTGTTGCTGATGCTGCTGCTGGTGGTTGAAGTAAAGGGGTGTGAAGTAGGAGCTTTCTTGGATGGAATTGTATGAGAAGCTCTTGAGTTAGCATAGGCGAGGAGGTAGAAGTTGAAGGAGCAGCCATGAAATTTGGTTCTTTTTTGCTTGTGTAGTAGAGTTTCTTGGATGTGTGAATTGATTCCTTGAACTTGGTAGTGACAGACCAATTTATAAGGGGGAAAGTAGAAAAGGGTTCATCATCTTTTTGAGTCTTGACAactgaaaattattattttaagtaatcacaaaatatttttgggtagAGAATTCTGGAGGGATTTTGAAGCCCATACTGCAGAGAGCAGCCAACAGTTTTATTAAGACGAGTGGTTATTTTCGATACTATTTCTTGAATTTGGATTCTCCACTAAGCCCTTTTATAGTTTAATGCTCTTTCCAACCAAAATGGGTCCAATCCACTCCCGTCTGCACATTGTAGAATGCCACATGGGACCTCTAGACTGGAAATGGGAGTTGGGTCCCAGGTTGCCAAGAAGGGGGAATGAAGCTTCCCTTCCCCATTTATGATGAAATGCTAATCATATGGCTCCGCTGATGTCCCTATTCCTTCAACCGCCTGGGTGGTTGAGACTTGAAAGAACTGTGTAATTTGATCACTTCATGTCATGTTATTTGCCCGCCGTGGCAGGGAACATATTTTGGTAGTAGATGCCGTGTAACCCAATTTGTTTCGTGCCACAAGATTGAGAAATTAAGTGAGAAATTTTATTTGATCATGTATATGGTATAGATTCGAAATCCCTATGTACAGTACGTGCATGAGATAATATGAGAATTTATTGCCACGGATCAAAACATGTCTCTGAAACCATAAGTCGCTTGCATATTTTGGTAGTAGATGTTGTGGAACCCAAAAGAATCACAGGTCACTTGCAAAATTTGGTAGTAGATGCCGTGGAACCAATTTGTTTCGTACCGCAAGACTGAGCAGTTAAGCGAGAAATTTTAATTGATCATGTATATGGTACGAATTCAAAGTCCCAATGTAATCATGTACATGAGATAATATGTGGATTCAAAGCCGCCATGTACGTATAGTACGTGCATTAAAATAATATGAGAATTCATCACCATAGATCAGAACATGCCTCTGAAATCATGGGTCACTTATATATTTTGGTAGTAGATGCCCTGGAACCCAAAGGAATCTCAGGTGACTTGCAAGTAGATGCCGTTGAACCCAATTTGTTTTGTTGTATCACAACATTGAGCAGTTTAAGTGAGAAATTTTATTTGATCATATATATGGTATGGATTCAAAATCCTTGTGTACAAGATAATATAAGAATTTAAAGTCGCAACGTATGTACAATACGTGCATGAGATAATGTGAGGATTCATCATCACGGGTCAAAATATACTTTCGAAATCATAAGTTACTCATAAGAAAATAACAAGTAATGATCAGTTCTTATCAATCGAGTCAACTTATATTCACGATAATACGACCACTACAACTAGATAAGAATACACTAAAATAATAAATCGCTCTATGATATACTGTTCACCTCTGTGGTCCTTCACAATTCATATTTGAAATTGTGGAATCAGCACAATAAATTGTTTCCAACCACTATTCCTAGCCATTCTTGGAAACCTCAACCTCATTTCATCATAGGCATGTGGTGATCAACAGGGCGATTGCCTCTCCATTTTCTAACTGATTGCATTCTTGCGCAAGTTTTTCTGTAATATGACTTGTACGTGCCTCGttttttttctccaatttcGCTCCCTATTGCCAAATGCTATTGCTGGCACCATTAAATGCCTTTCATACTTTCTCATCGGGTCTGATTTTGTTGTCATCAAGTCTGTTTTTTATCAACTACCTCCCATCTAAGATTCTAGTACACATGATTGTCCCATCCCAGTTATTATACTAGTATTTTCTTGGGTGTTGGACAGCTCCACTAGCAGCTTGGTAAAGGGGATTTGTGACAGATTCTGTGGTAAATGCAATGAAATTCGATAGACTTTGTCCCCCCCTTAAGGGAGCACTCGACTTTGGCTCTGGCCACTTGGCCAACTGCTACAAAGCCAACTTGTCATGGCAGATTTTTAATGACATGAAACCAATTTGTCACACCTTTTTGTTTTGGGACTAAAATTACACCATATTTGTGGGAAGAATAAACATGAATTGCTAAGAGCTTTAGGAGATTTAAGGCAATAGGTGCAAAAGTCCAAGTAGGaaattcaagattttttttttacctacttttaaaattttggatttTACCGAATTACCAAGTTCTCCCATTTAAAATCAATTAGAGAAATACAATTTATTGAAATTAAAATGTTAATGGTAATCGAGTGTTgatcttgttaaaaaaaatgaagaaaaagaatagAAGTTTTTAACAAAATTCTCTATTAGTGATTGATAGATACCCCTAGGCCTAAACCCTAACATAGAGACACCTCACGTAGTTGAAAATAGTTTGAAGAATTAAAATTGTGAAATTGCTGTTTTAGTAGTGACCGTCTTTTTTAGCCATTCAGTTACCTCTACCTTGTTTTAGGTTTCGCTTTGATTGAGAGATTTGACCAAAGATTTGAAATTCTTTCAAATATCTCTAATTGTTTAGATTATTTAGAAGGTATTTGAGTTTGTAGATCACAAATTATTATAGTATTTTCATAATTGATGAATTATAAATTCAAAAGTCTTTTAAATAATCCAAACAACTAGAGCGATTCGAgtgaattttaaattctttaTCAAATTCCTCGATCCAGATAAATCCTATAGAACTGAGAATGTCTTTTAAAATTCTCTAGCCGTCCATGACTAGTATAATTGATTGTGTTTATCCCTATTTATTAACTCTTACTCATTAGAACTTTTACTTAcagatgaagacaaaaaatgACAATTAATTATTCCAATTTACAGGTGGAATTAACTATTGAATTTACAAATTCCAATTTGTATGCAAGTCAAGACAGTACAATCTCCACTTAATCTTGTCGACTTCTTAAGAGTATGACAGGCATTTAGCTTAATTTTCACATGTTTCAATAGTCGATAGCAACAATTATGCTCAACATAAGTACTTTGTtagttcattttttcttttctaagaaCTGTGATATAGGGTTAATTCGTCTGTTTAACTCTTTCTTCCTTACCCCTCAATCATTACATGTCTACTCAATCACTAAACACTGAATTTAATGTAAATAAGTCTATTAATGAGCCGCACAAGTCTCAAATCCGAAGAACTTTCTATACCTTGGGAATCAAAAAGCTCAATACAAAGCTGTCTGAGCCAAATAGTTAATAATATATAAGCTGTACAAGTAAGCCACTTTACGAGATCTATCACCTTGCCCTTGATCTTTCATAATGAAGAGAATAATCATAACTGATCGATCTACTTTAGACACACTAATCACCTTATAAGACTCACGCACTAGGTTAATCTAACTTACAAAAAACACTTATAAGGGTCGTACACTAAGTTAATCTAGCTTGTATTTTTGTAGGCGACTTGATAGAAAATTAGATCTCAAGCCATTGAAACACTAATTTCCTTTGGTTAATAGCGAGAAATTTTGAACTTGTTCTTACACACATATGCAATCAAATAAATGGTAATTGAGAACAGTACTAAATCTTTTATGCACTGACAGTGCATATACTAGCGAGTCTAAATACatgtcatatatatataatttggtATTTAAATTCAATTTGAAATGGTGTGACGTATATTCAGATCCATTGgtatatatactgacagtatAAGAAAATTTATTCTAATTGAAAAAGTGCCCAACCAAAACGTCCTTCCACTTAGTCAAGTACTTAATCGACGTAGGACTAATCTAACTTTAAAGATGATTTGGAGATACTGAATCTCTGTTAATTGCATCCAAGGTCAGCATTACAACAAGATTAACTACAACGTTTCTAGTCCGTATGGATAAAGGTGACTTCGACCAATACTACTACAAGAAGTTATCAACTTTGCAACCTGTATTGAAAGACATTGGCTTAGACAATGCAACTAGGTATAACCACTTTTTGCTCCAATTCATCCACCAATGACGAAAATTTTAATACGAAAGTGTCTCGTTTTACTCGTGAAGAAGACCAGCCGCCGCTTGCATGTATACGGCTACATATAATTCTAAGGGTTAATTTCATatacctcccctaaggtttttgacaattgcaGAAAGCTCCCCTCAAGTTCAAAAATTATACCTATCTCTCCTATTTTTACTATTCAAGTAACCTTTTAGACCCAAAAGAATACTTTTCTCAAAATGGTTTATAGTctctatttcatttatttttattgctATCACTATGACTTACCCATCAACATTCAAATCACGATTAAATAAACACTTATTTTTGTTCTAATGTTCCTTT
The genomic region above belongs to Coffea arabica cultivar ET-39 chromosome 7c, Coffea Arabica ET-39 HiFi, whole genome shotgun sequence and contains:
- the LOC113698567 gene encoding RING-H2 finger protein ATL78-like, whose amino-acid sequence is MAAPSTSTSSPMLTQELLIQFHPRKLLLHTPLLQPPAAASATPPTIGNLSSHAPSEPAADNSFDANVVMVLSVLLCALICSLGLNSIIRCALRCSSFVSSDQSNDNSSARLANTGIKKKALKTFPTINYSTELKLPALDTECAICLSEFATGERVRVLPKCNHGFHVRCIDKWLNSHSSCPTCRHCLIETCQKIVGCSQQASSSRPAPSPAPPAPPAQETIVRIAPLEPEGLLHNYQT